Below is a genomic region from Silurus meridionalis isolate SWU-2019-XX chromosome 1, ASM1480568v1, whole genome shotgun sequence.
AAAAATGTTCTCCAGGCCCAATCCAGGATATAAATACAAGATGTTGTATATGTGTCTCATTTCAGAATCTTCTCATGTTCTCCAAAACCATAATGTGTGATCTAATCaaggtgtttgtgtttttgtgtgtgtgtgtgtgtgtgtgtgtgtgtgtgttttaggaggGAGTGAAGACAGAGAATGACCACATCAACCTGAAGGTGGCTGGACAGGACGGTTCCGTGGTCCAGTTTAAAATTAAGAGGCACACGCCGCTCAGCAAGTTAATGAAAGCGTACTGCGAAAGACAGGTGAGAGTGTCAGGATATGCGTTCAAGATGCATGGGTGAATTTATAGAAAACATGGTTTTGGTTTCACTTTTATGGTTGCAGGGTGGAAAAATGAGCATCAGTCACctggaaatgtggaaaaaaatgaaagggcACCTTGAGAGAAGATGTAAGGTAGATGAGTAAGCTGTGGTTAGATGGAGAAAGATGTTGAGTTTAGACGTGGTGTTAGAAAGATGAACAGATGATCGAGCCGTAACGGCGCCATTTTGGCGATGGCGGAAAAGCGTCAACATTTCCCTCGAAAGTTCAAACCAGGCATGACGTGTGGTTTCTAAAATAAAGTTCTGGTTAATCATCAGGATgagatctgatctgatcttatCCATTTATTCCCATTTGGTGGTTTGCTGATTTGATCGAAAATCCAAGATCATGTTGTAAAAGTGAGGGAGGTTCGAAGTAGTTCGATATAATTGTAGTTAAATGTTTAACTGTAATTCGCCCACGTGATGTTTTTTCGGACCTCAACGTAGACGAGAACAAAGGGTTTTCAAGGTTGTGTGAACATTGTGTCGATTCTGATATTTGGACCGTGTCCTTGCATTCAGGTTGAATTTGTTCTCCTGGAATAACCTCATGATGTTTCGCACTAAAAGATTTTTTCTGCCGTTTCTTGCAGGGATTGTCGATAAGACAGATTAGGTTTAGGTTTGATGGCCAGCCGATAAACGAGACGGATACGCCAGCACAGGTGAGTTCACAGCCGTGAtcctacgtgtgtgtgtgtgtgtgtgtgtgtgtgtgtgtgtgtgtgtgagacacgtTCAAGCTGAAGCATTAAAAGTGCCGTGTTAGCATTAATGAACTTGAGTTGGCGCGTCTTGGCGCCATCGAGTGAAAAGCGTAACGAAACCTCGTCTCTTTTCGCAGTTGGAGATGGAAGACGAGGACACTATCGACGTATTTCAACAGCAAACAGGCGGCCATCGCTAAGCTCGCTCCTCCACACaatgggggggtgggggtgggatCTCTCGGCTGTTTTATTTGACTCGAACCCCAAAATGTTTAActgtgctgtttatttactcttttttttttttttttgtcgtgtTGGTTTGGATGATCCTCCCTAGTTTTCTTAGGGTTGGACTCTCATTCTTTCTGATTCCCGccccctctccctctttctttcccaATATTTAAAGACACACGAGGTAACGTGTGGCTGAGGCGAATCCAAGATGGCTGCCGTAGGGTTTAAAATGGCTGCTATATGAACAAGAAGGTCCATtttcttgtgaaaaaaaaagcccagcCCAGAGTTTCCTGTTCTGATCAATAAAACGGTCCATTCCCACCATCAGTATCAAACCTGCCAAATTAGGAGGAGAcctgatcctttttttttttttctttttttttttgtcttgtgcagctttaattctatttttaatCCATGTCATGTTTAACTGAAAGGACGCCCATCCAGCCTTAGTTGGTTCAACTGCAGAGAATAAAGGAATCTTTGGTGTTTTCTTGACCAAACCCCAAATATGTCCCGGATTAGTCCaggtttttattataaatcGCCTATAAGTCCCTCTATTatattccccccccccccccccccccttttcctttttttcacttttcaaaGGCAACAAGTCGTCACACTTTCTGCTCCGTGTCGGGCGACAGTCACCCTGAAGAGGAATAGTCTTATTCGTCCCCCTACATTCTGGCGTCCACGAGAGTCGGGACTGAATCGGCGTCCGTGTGGtctcatttttttctgtactgATTTGTACATTATTTGTTGTCCTTTACTACTGTATACAATAAATATAGTTTGGTACTCAGATTTCTCACcagtgcttttgtgtgtgtctgaaccaaaatgtattcaatacTCGACCAGATTATTGTAGAAAAAATTTATTATACAGATACAAAATACATCCAAACTACCTGTAGAAGAACTTTCAGTACATAagcaaatgtgtatatattaataaaaaaaaaacataaataaatgcaaaggcACCTGAATGTTCAACTTTGCATAGTGTTGTAATGTTCTGAAGCTCCTCCTCTATTGAGTTACAGTAACCgagagcttttttttaattatacaaaatattacatttgatGGAAAAAGTGCAAAATTGTTAATGATCGTGAAATTTCGCCCTTTTCCCTGATCATTAGTCTTTGTGTTATTCAAATTCGTGTTAATATACATCTGTTCGGAGATCTGGATTTGCGGTTTTCATCCAAAATTCtttgtgaaatgtaaattaaattttacGTTTGCTAGAAATTAAACGGGCACCGCAA
It encodes:
- the sumo3a gene encoding small ubiquitin-related modifier 3-like, whose translation is MSEDKPKEGVKTENDHINLKVAGQDGSVVQFKIKRHTPLSKLMKAYCERQGLSIRQIRFRFDGQPINETDTPAQLEMEDEDTIDVFQQQTGGHR